The following proteins are co-located in the Prosthecobacter debontii genome:
- a CDS encoding RHS repeat domain-containing protein, translating to GMWLSRDPAGFVDGPNLYAYVKQNPWTAWDPLGLAELTDAIRSHIATEIQSAVEVIELAHGPTGDNLTLAKLKHAKLQEMMAGSKYADYLMLEQSINAQGGAVKKQSYQGKNGNSVSKWPANSRRPDITLLNDSDHKSGLAKGGGVDMKGKVDAIFDYKTGVKGMEPEWVNEVANRTGIKPGLVLEARPGKNLASDFASARGVHTQTTRLLSVVDMFSTATAVHQSVVDEMDRQNDANPYIGVTDGGLEYSLTFKRKHFSFLPISYKTDHGILVRNGPFAGGEMKISEERWEGLNSELEKKVSNETK from the coding sequence CGGGGATGTGGCTGAGCCGAGACCCGGCAGGATTTGTGGATGGCCCCAACTTGTATGCCTACGTGAAGCAGAACCCTTGGACGGCTTGGGACCCGCTGGGGCTGGCTGAACTTACTGATGCGATTAGATCTCATATTGCTACAGAAATTCAAAGTGCAGTTGAAGTTATCGAATTGGCACACGGACCAACTGGTGATAACCTTACATTAGCAAAGCTCAAACATGCGAAACTCCAAGAGATGATGGCGGGATCGAAATATGCGGACTACCTAATGCTTGAGCAAAGTATAAATGCACAAGGTGGAGCAGTTAAGAAGCAGTCATACCAAGGAAAAAATGGCAATTCTGTAAGCAAGTGGCCAGCCAACAGCCGGCGGCCTGACATCACTCTATTAAATGATTCCGATCACAAAAGTGGCCTAGCTAAGGGTGGTGGTGTCGATATGAAAGGAAAAGTCGACGCGATTTTTGATTATAAAACAGGAGTGAAGGGTATGGAGCCTGAGTGGGTCAATGAGGTAGCAAATCGGACAGGTATTAAGCCCGGCCTTGTACTGGAAGCAAGGCCGGGTAAGAATTTAGCCTCGGATTTTGCCTCAGCTCGTGGAGTTCATACTCAAACAACGCGCCTGTTGAGTGTGGTTGATATGTTTAGCACTGCTACTGCCGTGCATCAATCTGTAGTTGATGAAATGGACCGCCAAAACGACGCAAATCCTTACATTGGAGTCACTGATGGTGGCTTAGAGTATTCATTAACATTTAAGCGCAAACATTTTAGCTTTCTTCCAATTTCTTACAAGACGGATCATGGCATTCTGGTCCGGAATGGACCTTTTGCAGGAGGGGAAATGAAAATTTCCGAAGAAAGATGGGAGGGTTTAAATTCAGA